In a single window of the Gemmatimonadota bacterium genome:
- a CDS encoding copper resistance protein CopC, whose translation MLFKSFLAIITASALSSGAFHTALKSSTPAKDSKGASPLSVSLTFTEEVNAAVSAISILKSDSTEVAKLVVKPTKDAATIVATVAKPLPVGAYIVRWRTASDDGHAVRGAFAFSVTAAK comes from the coding sequence ATGTTGTTCAAGTCGTTCCTGGCCATCATCACCGCGAGCGCGCTGTCGAGCGGTGCATTCCATACCGCACTCAAGTCGTCGACGCCCGCCAAGGATTCCAAGGGCGCTTCGCCGCTGTCGGTGTCGCTGACCTTTACCGAAGAGGTCAACGCGGCGGTCTCGGCGATCTCGATCCTCAAGTCCGACTCGACGGAAGTGGCCAAGCTCGTGGTGAAGCCCACCAAGGATGCGGCAACGATCGTGGCCACCGTGGCCAAGCCGCTGCCGGTCGGCGCCTACATCGTGCGCTGGCGCACGGCCTCCGACGACGGCCACGCGGTGCGCGGTGCCTTCGCGTTCTCGGTAACCGCCGCGAAGTGA
- a CDS encoding zinc ribbon domain-containing protein produces the protein MTQTTPKTCSRCGASGTGNFCASCGSPLGPRACVSCGTALGPDAKFCPGCGAAVAGAPAGARMPLQAAPAGSKTPWIVAAVLCVVAIGSIVYSARSRNEPTGANMANAGNATGAAADPTAGVKAPDISNMTPRERFTKLSDRIQTAIEARDSNQVFQFFPMAEGAFTQLPDGDRDVDARYHMGMLWAQVGEFAKAKGQADSIMRVEPTNLFGYYMYAMLAEFRGDSTAAQKSRADFRSHYDAEIKKARPEYKDHEPFLDTYRKGAGAK, from the coding sequence GTGACCCAGACCACCCCGAAAACCTGCTCGCGTTGCGGTGCCTCCGGCACCGGCAACTTCTGCGCGTCGTGCGGCTCACCTCTGGGTCCGCGCGCCTGCGTCAGCTGCGGCACCGCTCTCGGCCCCGACGCAAAATTCTGCCCCGGCTGCGGGGCGGCGGTGGCGGGGGCCCCTGCCGGCGCCCGGATGCCGTTGCAGGCGGCACCGGCCGGAAGCAAGACGCCGTGGATCGTGGCCGCCGTCCTCTGCGTGGTGGCCATCGGGAGCATCGTCTACTCGGCCCGCTCGCGGAACGAACCGACCGGGGCCAACATGGCCAACGCCGGCAACGCGACCGGAGCTGCCGCCGACCCCACGGCCGGAGTGAAGGCGCCCGACATCTCCAACATGACGCCTCGGGAACGCTTCACGAAGCTCTCCGACCGGATCCAGACGGCAATCGAGGCGCGCGACAGCAACCAGGTCTTCCAGTTCTTCCCGATGGCCGAGGGGGCATTCACGCAGCTCCCCGACGGCGACCGCGATGTCGATGCCCGCTACCACATGGGGATGCTCTGGGCGCAGGTCGGCGAGTTCGCGAAAGCGAAAGGCCAGGCCGATTCGATCATGCGGGTCGAGCCGACCAACCTCTTCGGCTACTACATGTACGCGATGCTGGCCGAATTCCGCGGCGACTCCACTGCGGCACAGAAGTCCCGCGCCGATTTCCGCTCCCACTACGACGCCGAGATCAAGAAGGCTCGCCCGGAATACAAGGACCACGAGCCGTTCCTCGACACCTACCGCAAGGGAGCGGGCGCCAAGTGA
- a CDS encoding DUF2249 domain-containing protein, whose protein sequence is MTSNANSYLPEFDPAHLVELDLRELLRAGGAPKAQILEAVAALPAEGVLHLRTPFLPVPLIQLLEQRGFQHHAASFSESDWSVWFWRGLPAVRTASSATGSAIAQDGAEDLRMLPPPEPLLRILERIDSERAPFDVLLPFFPQPLVEVLHDGSWSVVLVSEASDGVRVRLIPAPRPAP, encoded by the coding sequence ATGACCAGCAACGCCAACTCGTACCTCCCTGAATTCGATCCGGCGCACCTCGTGGAACTCGACCTCCGCGAACTGCTGCGTGCGGGCGGTGCTCCCAAAGCGCAGATTCTCGAGGCCGTGGCCGCACTCCCGGCTGAGGGAGTGCTCCACCTGCGCACGCCATTTCTCCCGGTGCCGCTGATCCAGCTGCTGGAGCAGCGGGGCTTTCAGCATCATGCGGCATCGTTCAGCGAGAGCGACTGGTCGGTCTGGTTCTGGCGGGGCCTGCCGGCAGTGCGCACCGCGAGCAGCGCAACCGGGAGTGCGATCGCGCAGGATGGTGCGGAGGACCTCCGGATGTTGCCACCGCCGGAACCGCTGCTCCGCATTCTCGAGCGCATCGACAGCGAGCGCGCGCCCTTCGACGTATTGCTGCCGTTTTTCCCACAGCCGCTGGTCGAGGTATTGCACGACGGGTCGTGGAGTGTGGTGCTGGTGAGCGAGGCGTCGGATGGGGTAAGGGTGCGGTTGATTCCGGCACCTCGACCGGCCCCCTGA
- a CDS encoding MqnA/MqnD/SBP family protein, with product MSVQTIQVAHSPDSDDAFMFYALAEGKINTGNLRYEHELCDIETLNQRARHKELDVSAVSIHAYAYIADDYALLSSGSSMGDGYGPRLVSKSAPPADRVSGSSTVRAAAKGKRIAIPGLLTTAYLSLRLWQPDFEAVVVPFDQIEAEVHNGDVELGLIIHEGQLTYADDGLHLWADMGEWWLAETGLPLPLGGNVVRRDLGRDVIEQVARDLRDSIVYSLEHRAAALAHAAQYNRGISDERTDEFVGMYVNQWTVDYGERGRAAVRLLLERAAEAGIIPKRVDVEFIG from the coding sequence GTGAGTGTTCAGACGATTCAGGTCGCGCACTCGCCGGACTCCGATGACGCGTTCATGTTCTACGCCCTCGCCGAAGGGAAGATCAACACCGGCAATCTGCGTTACGAGCACGAGCTCTGTGATATCGAGACGTTGAATCAGCGCGCCCGGCACAAGGAGCTGGATGTGTCGGCTGTGTCGATTCACGCCTATGCCTACATCGCCGACGACTACGCCCTGCTCTCGAGTGGCTCCTCGATGGGTGACGGCTACGGTCCGCGACTGGTGTCGAAATCGGCGCCTCCCGCCGATCGTGTCTCGGGCAGCAGCACGGTGCGCGCAGCTGCCAAGGGAAAGCGGATCGCCATCCCGGGACTGCTCACCACGGCGTACCTCTCGCTGCGACTCTGGCAACCCGACTTTGAAGCCGTTGTTGTGCCCTTCGACCAGATCGAGGCCGAGGTGCACAACGGTGATGTCGAGCTCGGCCTGATCATCCACGAAGGTCAGCTCACCTACGCCGACGACGGCCTTCATCTCTGGGCCGACATGGGCGAATGGTGGCTCGCCGAAACCGGCCTCCCGCTGCCCCTCGGCGGCAATGTCGTCCGCCGTGACCTCGGTCGCGATGTCATCGAGCAGGTGGCCCGCGACCTCCGCGACAGCATTGTCTACTCGCTGGAACACCGGGCGGCCGCGCTCGCGCACGCGGCGCAGTACAATCGCGGCATCTCCGATGAGCGGACCGACGAGTTCGTCGGGATGTATGTCAACCAGTGGACCGTCGATTACGGCGAGCGCGGGCGCGCCGCGGTACGACTACTCCTCGAGCGTGCAGCCGAAGCCGGGATCATCCCGAAGCGAGTGGACGTCGAATTCATCGGATGA
- a CDS encoding copper chaperone PCu(A)C, which translates to MERSSRQATLVALLLIACARGGSRIGDLEVADLQLRIAPAGASSAAIYFTIQNHGTIVDTLRGITTDVGAVSLHDNVTNGGMVTMTPLTLLVIAPASRVTFSQGKLHGMLEHFVRSVAVGDTVTLDLDFARSGHLRVRAPVQPIAGTE; encoded by the coding sequence ATGGAGCGAAGTAGCCGGCAGGCCACCCTCGTCGCACTCCTCCTGATCGCGTGCGCACGAGGCGGATCGCGCATCGGCGATCTCGAAGTCGCCGATCTCCAGCTGCGGATTGCACCTGCGGGTGCCAGCAGCGCCGCGATCTACTTCACCATTCAGAACCACGGCACCATTGTCGACACGTTGCGTGGCATCACCACCGATGTCGGCGCGGTTTCACTCCACGACAACGTGACGAACGGCGGCATGGTCACGATGACGCCGCTGACACTGCTCGTGATTGCGCCGGCGAGCCGGGTGACATTCTCCCAGGGGAAGCTCCACGGCATGCTCGAGCATTTCGTTCGCTCCGTCGCTGTGGGCGACACGGTCACGCTTGATCTTGATTTCGCGCGGAGCGGGCACCTCCGCGTGCGCGCCCCGGTTCAGCCCATCGCGGGAACGGAGTAG
- the nosD gene encoding nitrous oxide reductase family maturation protein NosD — translation MMLSLAVLLIAGDTTVVSPAGPYRTIAAAVAATPAGGTVLVRSGRYREPLIVLNRAVTIHGEHGAIIDGEGQHALMVIRADEVTVQGLTFTATGGSFTEDRAALRAENAHHCRILDNRFEETFFAVYLAGTVACEVGGNRIAGTMGRVEAAMGNGVHSWSSREADIHDNIITGHRDGIYLEFNRLANVRNNRSEHNYRYGMHFMYSDSSHYTGNTFAANGGGVAVMYTKVVTMERNTFADNGGPTSYGLLLKEIADAQLIGNLFRRNTTGLLADGADRVIATGNRFEENGWGLRLLGSTSGGTISGNLFRRNSFDVAVNGAGTSTDFTGNWWESYHGWDLDRDGRGDVPHHPVRLFAMLVEHAQASLLLQRSLFVRLLDAAERVLPVLTPANVIDARPLMRAPKEGV, via the coding sequence ATGATGTTGTCACTGGCGGTACTGCTGATTGCCGGAGACACGACCGTGGTCTCACCGGCCGGCCCGTATCGCACGATCGCGGCCGCCGTAGCGGCGACGCCTGCAGGCGGCACCGTGCTCGTGCGCAGCGGACGCTACCGTGAGCCACTGATTGTGTTGAATCGCGCGGTGACCATTCACGGCGAGCATGGTGCCATCATCGACGGAGAAGGGCAGCACGCACTGATGGTCATTCGCGCAGATGAGGTCACCGTGCAAGGGCTCACCTTCACCGCGACCGGCGGCTCATTCACCGAAGACCGCGCCGCACTGCGCGCAGAGAATGCCCACCACTGCCGCATCCTCGACAACCGGTTCGAGGAGACTTTCTTCGCCGTCTATCTCGCCGGGACCGTGGCGTGTGAGGTCGGTGGCAACCGGATTGCCGGCACGATGGGGCGCGTGGAAGCAGCGATGGGCAACGGGGTCCACTCGTGGTCATCCCGCGAGGCGGATATCCACGACAACATCATCACCGGCCATCGCGACGGGATCTACCTCGAGTTCAACCGGCTCGCCAACGTCCGCAACAACCGGAGCGAGCACAACTATCGCTACGGCATGCACTTCATGTATTCCGACTCGTCGCACTACACCGGCAACACCTTCGCCGCGAATGGCGGGGGTGTGGCGGTGATGTACACCAAAGTGGTGACGATGGAACGGAACACCTTTGCTGACAACGGCGGTCCGACCTCGTATGGTCTGCTGCTCAAGGAGATCGCCGATGCGCAACTGATCGGCAATCTGTTCCGGCGTAACACGACGGGCCTGCTTGCCGACGGCGCCGATCGGGTGATCGCCACGGGCAATCGTTTCGAGGAGAATGGCTGGGGGCTGCGTTTGCTTGGCAGTACCAGCGGTGGAACGATCTCGGGAAACCTCTTCCGGCGGAATTCCTTCGATGTTGCCGTGAACGGCGCCGGCACCTCCACCGACTTCACCGGTAACTGGTGGGAGTCCTATCACGGCTGGGACCTCGACCGCGATGGACGCGGGGATGTGCCGCACCACCCGGTGCGCCTCTTCGCGATGCTGGTGGAGCATGCCCAGGCATCCCTGCTGCTGCAACGCTCGCTCTTCGTGCGCCTGCTCGATGCGGCTGAGCGTGTGCTGCCGGTGCTCACGCCGGCGAATGTCATCGATGCACGCCCGCTGATGCGGGCGCCGAAGGAGGGCGTGTGA
- a CDS encoding ABC transporter ATP-binding protein, translating to MTKRFGQREVLTGLVADIATGRVTGLVGPNGAGKTTLLKLLLGLATPDAGTIAVGSHLLDGSPGYRASIGYMPQIVNFPAHLSGKELLRTLASLRGSAVAPDLSLAEAFELGDAFERPLGVLSGGTRQKINAILAFAFRPELLVLDEPTSGLDPVAARVLKDRILAERASGTTVLITSHVLQELEVLADDVLFLADGRAKWQGAIHQFKVTTGQSTLEGAIAALLSGRARMAVA from the coding sequence GTGACGAAGCGTTTCGGCCAGCGCGAAGTGTTGACCGGTCTCGTGGCCGACATCGCGACCGGCAGGGTCACCGGGCTGGTGGGGCCGAACGGGGCCGGGAAGACCACCCTGCTCAAGCTGCTGCTCGGCCTCGCGACGCCGGATGCCGGCACCATCGCGGTCGGTTCGCACCTGCTCGATGGCAGCCCTGGTTACCGTGCGAGCATTGGGTACATGCCGCAGATCGTGAACTTTCCGGCGCATCTCTCCGGCAAGGAACTGCTGCGGACCCTCGCCTCGCTTCGCGGCTCGGCCGTGGCGCCTGATCTCTCGCTGGCCGAAGCGTTCGAGCTGGGTGACGCGTTCGAGCGGCCACTCGGTGTTCTCTCGGGTGGAACGCGCCAGAAGATCAACGCGATCCTCGCCTTTGCGTTTCGCCCCGAACTGCTGGTGCTCGACGAACCCACCTCGGGGCTCGACCCAGTGGCCGCGCGGGTGCTCAAGGATCGCATCCTCGCGGAGCGTGCCTCCGGCACCACCGTGCTGATCACGTCGCACGTCCTTCAGGAACTCGAAGTCCTCGCCGACGATGTTCTCTTTCTCGCCGACGGCCGGGCGAAGTGGCAGGGTGCCATCCATCAGTTCAAGGTGACCACCGGACAGAGCACACTTGAAGGGGCTATTGCCGCGCTGCTGTCGGGACGGGCCAGGATGGCGGTCGCATGA
- a CDS encoding cytochrome c oxidase assembly protein: MQWWCAATGLPWSWTWQWYPGVHLLLLSLGAGWWLLGQRQRWVRRPTKWFVIAWIALLLTLDWPLGKLGAGYLASVHTVQFLTLTLLVAPSLLRSIPAEGWRTLAPAGSGLERVLRFFARALPGLLAYNILVVTTHFPAVVDLAMTTQLGSFAIDIAWLVAGLFLWWPILAPDGFVRLGVFGMMGYLFGATVVPTIPAMMMVFSDWPMYRLYELAPRVSPHFTANQDIQLAGLVMKLVGDVPLWIATAVVFYRGTARRDGLTNS, translated from the coding sequence ATGCAGTGGTGGTGTGCCGCAACCGGATTGCCCTGGAGCTGGACGTGGCAGTGGTACCCTGGCGTGCATCTGCTGCTGCTGTCGCTCGGGGCCGGCTGGTGGCTGCTCGGTCAGCGGCAGCGGTGGGTCCGGCGACCGACGAAGTGGTTCGTCATCGCGTGGATCGCGTTGCTGCTGACCCTCGACTGGCCGCTCGGCAAACTTGGCGCGGGGTATCTCGCCAGCGTACATACGGTGCAGTTCCTGACCCTCACGCTGCTGGTTGCGCCGTCGCTGTTGCGGAGCATCCCGGCCGAAGGGTGGCGCACGCTCGCGCCGGCGGGCTCCGGACTGGAGCGTGTGCTACGCTTCTTCGCTCGCGCGTTACCGGGATTGCTGGCGTACAATATCCTGGTCGTGACGACACATTTTCCAGCCGTGGTCGATCTGGCGATGACGACGCAACTCGGCTCCTTCGCCATCGATATCGCGTGGCTGGTGGCCGGACTCTTCCTCTGGTGGCCGATCCTCGCACCAGATGGCTTCGTGCGGCTCGGGGTCTTCGGAATGATGGGCTACCTCTTCGGCGCCACGGTGGTGCCCACGATTCCGGCGATGATGATGGTGTTTTCCGACTGGCCGATGTATCGACTCTACGAGCTGGCCCCGCGAGTGTCACCGCATTTCACGGCGAACCAGGACATTCAACTCGCGGGGCTGGTGATGAAACTGGTCGGCGATGTGCCCCTCTGGATTGCGACCGCGGTGGTCTTCTATCGCGGCACCGCGCGTCGCGACGGCCTCACCAACAGCTGA
- a CDS encoding Crp/Fnr family transcriptional regulator translates to MSSLVDVLRNVPIFAELDERVIALLAVRCVPRAVGEGFVLFRAGDPCAGLYVVLEGRVRVFRSSPDGREQTVAVEGPGRPVAELPLFDGGPYPAHAVTTMPTRLAFLPRAEFEHAFRTDPEVAAAVVHALGHRLRHLVQLLETVAFRDVAARLAMLLADYADQTGRSNADGIHFTLERTQEELATEIGTARESVSRALKQLATHGLIRNRKGSRFVVAPSEELRSWARRGGM, encoded by the coding sequence ATGAGTTCCCTGGTAGATGTCCTGCGCAATGTGCCGATCTTCGCCGAACTCGACGAGCGCGTGATCGCGTTGCTCGCGGTGCGCTGTGTGCCGCGGGCGGTCGGTGAAGGCTTCGTCCTCTTCCGTGCGGGCGATCCCTGCGCGGGCTTGTATGTGGTGCTCGAGGGGAGGGTCCGGGTCTTTCGCTCCTCCCCCGATGGTCGGGAGCAGACCGTGGCCGTCGAGGGGCCCGGCCGGCCGGTCGCTGAATTGCCGCTCTTCGATGGTGGCCCCTACCCGGCGCACGCGGTCACGACGATGCCGACCCGACTCGCCTTCCTGCCACGCGCCGAGTTCGAGCACGCCTTCCGAACCGATCCGGAAGTCGCTGCGGCGGTTGTGCACGCGCTCGGTCACCGGCTCCGGCATCTGGTACAGCTGCTCGAGACGGTGGCGTTCCGCGATGTCGCCGCGCGACTCGCGATGTTGCTGGCCGACTACGCCGACCAGACCGGGCGCAGCAATGCGGACGGGATCCACTTCACGCTGGAGCGGACCCAGGAGGAGCTCGCGACCGAAATCGGGACCGCGCGCGAATCGGTGTCACGCGCGCTGAAGCAGCTCGCGACCCACGGACTCATCCGGAACAGGAAGGGGAGTCGCTTTGTGGTGGCACCTTCGGAGGAGCTGCGGAGCTGGGCCCGTCGTGGTGGGATGTGA
- the nosZ gene encoding Sec-dependent nitrous-oxide reductase, which translates to MGAVAGCSTPAPKEMVSGDAAKAVYVAPGQYDEFYAFLSGGFSGQVTVYALPSGRLLKTIPVFSQFPENGYGYNEETKPMLETTFGTVPWDDTHHAELSQTNAVPDGRWLFINGNNTPRVARIDLTRFETEEILQIPNAAGGHASPFTTANSEYIVSATRFSVPIPNADVPIESYKEHFKGTLSFIKADVPGKMDIAFQLLMPGYNYDLGHAGKGPSDGWFFFTTYNTEQAYTKLELNASKNDKDYIAAVNWKLAERCVKDGKAKAFPSRYAHNYMDPDSRQAMVEFKTSVQMLEPAACPGVVYLLPTPKSPHGVDIDPSGEYIVGGGKLATVIPVHSATKIKAAIAAKAFDGDIGGIPVLKYEATIAGEVQKPGLGPLHTEFDGKGNAYTTMFISSEVVKWKLGTWEVLDRAPTYYSPGHLMIPGGDSKQPWGKYLLAMNKITKDRYLPTGGELAQSAQLYDISGDKMKLILDFPTQGEPHYAQALPASILKDKQVKFFSLANNKSPWVTRSEAEGGITRKGKAVHIKMMAIRSHFAPDNLEGVEVGDSVFFHVTNVEQDWDILHGFAVLGMNTAELIMQPGETRTLVWIPQAPGVYPFYCTDFCSALHQEMQGYVRVSAKGANVPLKANISAKAATQLSRMNAVPKPMDHQHGAAGGK; encoded by the coding sequence ATGGGGGCGGTGGCCGGGTGCAGTACCCCGGCTCCGAAGGAGATGGTCAGCGGCGATGCCGCCAAGGCGGTGTACGTCGCGCCAGGCCAGTACGATGAATTCTACGCCTTCCTCTCTGGTGGATTCAGCGGCCAGGTGACGGTGTATGCACTCCCCTCGGGTCGCCTGCTCAAGACGATCCCGGTCTTCTCTCAGTTCCCCGAGAACGGCTACGGCTACAACGAAGAAACCAAGCCGATGCTCGAGACGACCTTCGGCACCGTGCCCTGGGACGATACCCACCACGCCGAGCTGTCGCAGACCAATGCGGTGCCGGATGGGCGCTGGCTCTTCATCAACGGGAACAACACGCCCCGCGTGGCCCGCATCGACCTGACCCGCTTCGAGACGGAAGAGATTCTCCAGATTCCGAACGCCGCGGGCGGGCATGCCTCGCCCTTCACCACGGCGAACTCCGAGTACATCGTCTCGGCGACGCGCTTCTCGGTGCCAATCCCCAATGCCGACGTGCCGATCGAGAGCTACAAGGAGCATTTCAAGGGAACGCTCTCGTTCATCAAGGCCGACGTGCCGGGGAAGATGGATATCGCCTTCCAGCTCCTGATGCCGGGGTACAACTACGACCTCGGCCATGCCGGCAAGGGGCCGAGTGATGGCTGGTTCTTCTTCACGACGTACAACACCGAGCAGGCCTATACCAAGCTCGAGCTGAACGCCTCGAAGAACGACAAGGACTACATCGCTGCCGTGAACTGGAAGCTGGCCGAGCGGTGCGTGAAAGACGGCAAGGCCAAGGCCTTCCCGTCACGCTATGCGCACAACTACATGGATCCCGATTCCCGGCAGGCGATGGTCGAATTCAAGACGTCGGTGCAGATGCTGGAACCGGCGGCCTGCCCTGGTGTGGTGTACCTGCTTCCCACGCCGAAGTCGCCGCACGGCGTCGACATCGATCCGAGCGGCGAATACATCGTCGGCGGCGGCAAGCTGGCCACCGTGATTCCGGTGCATTCGGCGACGAAGATCAAGGCCGCGATCGCCGCCAAGGCCTTCGACGGCGATATCGGTGGCATTCCAGTGCTGAAGTACGAGGCGACCATTGCGGGCGAAGTACAGAAGCCGGGCCTCGGCCCGCTGCACACCGAGTTCGACGGCAAGGGCAACGCCTACACCACGATGTTCATCTCGTCGGAAGTGGTGAAGTGGAAGCTGGGCACGTGGGAAGTACTCGACCGCGCGCCGACGTACTACTCGCCCGGGCACCTGATGATTCCCGGGGGCGATTCGAAGCAGCCGTGGGGCAAGTATCTGCTGGCAATGAACAAGATCACCAAGGACCGCTACCTCCCGACCGGTGGCGAGCTGGCGCAGTCGGCACAGCTCTATGACATCAGTGGCGACAAGATGAAGCTGATCCTCGATTTCCCGACCCAGGGCGAGCCCCACTACGCCCAGGCGTTGCCGGCGAGCATCCTCAAGGACAAGCAGGTCAAGTTCTTCTCGCTCGCGAACAACAAGTCGCCGTGGGTCACGCGGTCGGAAGCCGAAGGCGGCATCACGCGGAAGGGGAAGGCCGTTCACATCAAGATGATGGCGATCCGCAGCCACTTCGCCCCGGACAATCTCGAAGGGGTCGAGGTCGGTGACAGCGTCTTCTTTCACGTCACCAACGTCGAACAGGACTGGGACATCCTCCACGGCTTCGCCGTGCTCGGGATGAACACTGCCGAACTGATCATGCAGCCGGGCGAGACCCGGACGCTGGTCTGGATCCCGCAGGCACCGGGTGTCTACCCGTTCTACTGCACCGACTTCTGCTCGGCACTACACCAGGAGATGCAGGGATACGTCCGGGTGAGTGCCAAGGGTGCCAACGTGCCGCTCAAGGCCAATATCTCGGCCAAGGCTGCAACTCAGCTCTCGCGGATGAACGCCGTGCCGAAGCCGATGGATCACCAGCACGGCGCCGCAGGCGGGAAGTAA
- a CDS encoding cbb3-type cytochrome c oxidase subunit I has product MERYTTGFLRASLLWLVAGVSFGVAMAVHPAWGAYRTAHLHMLLLGFVTMMIAGVAYHVFPRFAATPLFSPRLARIHLVVANIGVTLMVIGFVWRLHAPLPGGVVLGFGASCSATGAYLLAWNLWRTLDRAALPLTRLVVRAS; this is encoded by the coding sequence ATGGAGCGCTACACGACCGGATTTCTGCGCGCGTCGTTGCTCTGGCTCGTGGCGGGCGTCTCGTTCGGCGTCGCGATGGCGGTCCACCCGGCGTGGGGGGCGTATCGCACCGCCCACCTCCATATGCTGCTGCTTGGGTTCGTGACGATGATGATCGCCGGCGTGGCGTATCACGTCTTCCCGCGCTTCGCGGCGACGCCGCTCTTCTCCCCGCGACTCGCGCGCATTCACCTGGTGGTCGCGAACATCGGCGTCACGTTGATGGTGATCGGCTTTGTCTGGCGCCTGCATGCGCCACTCCCTGGCGGCGTCGTACTCGGATTTGGGGCGAGCTGCTCGGCCACCGGAGCGTATCTCCTCGCGTGGAATCTCTGGCGCACCCTCGATCGAGCGGCGTTGCCGCTCACGCGATTGGTCGTGCGCGCATCATGA
- a CDS encoding SCO family protein, whose translation MKRLAVWLSLGAALACNGGEQGQLSPSGFLGAELPNPVPKPDFTFTDSKGKPFSLVTETEGKVTLLFFGYTHCPDVCPVHLANIAAVLDKLSEEETRDIRVVFVTTDPERDSIAVLDRWVKGFNPAFIGLTGSDSLLAAAQGIVKLLPAIRDSVRDASGGYAVGHAATVIAYTRDGMGRVMYPFGTRQRDWAHDLPLLLAYGAK comes from the coding sequence GTGAAGCGCCTGGCAGTCTGGCTCTCCCTCGGGGCCGCACTCGCGTGCAACGGGGGAGAGCAGGGCCAGCTTTCTCCCAGTGGCTTCCTCGGCGCGGAATTGCCGAACCCGGTTCCCAAGCCCGACTTCACCTTCACCGACTCGAAGGGGAAGCCGTTTTCGCTTGTGACCGAGACAGAGGGCAAGGTCACGCTGCTCTTCTTCGGCTACACCCACTGTCCCGATGTCTGTCCGGTGCACCTCGCCAACATCGCGGCGGTGCTCGACAAGCTCTCCGAGGAGGAGACTCGCGACATCCGCGTGGTCTTCGTGACGACCGATCCCGAGCGCGACTCGATCGCCGTGCTCGATCGCTGGGTGAAGGGGTTCAACCCCGCGTTCATCGGGCTCACGGGATCTGACTCGTTGCTCGCGGCTGCGCAGGGAATCGTGAAGCTGCTGCCGGCGATTCGCGACAGCGTGCGTGACGCGAGCGGTGGCTACGCCGTCGGGCACGCTGCCACCGTGATCGCGTACACGCGCGATGGTATGGGTCGGGTGATGTACCCGTTCGGCACCCGCCAGCGTGACTGGGCTCACGATCTCCCGCTGCTGCTGGCGTATGGAGCGAAGTAG
- a CDS encoding AI-2E family transporter, with protein sequence MTPVLGIFLLLAIAALRLGSSLLLPITVAGLLALLLAPTVRWLVRRRIPSALAAGLVVAGVTVGLIVSIMVLAAPAADWLDRAPKTLEQAERKIRKLAKPLQSLQETAEKVQQVTQGGVASGPPARSVTVAPAGIMSKLSGTTMSALGALMTVIFLAYFLLASGDRFREKFADMLPERHRREMAAAIVEMQGQMSHYLLLTTLINAGVGVLTWGALVAIDFPNPALWAVVAAVLNYIPYVGAAVTLAVIGVAGLVSFDTTREPLIAMGAFFVINMIESNIATPMLLGRRLPLNPVAIFVGLLFWGWVWGITGAVLAVPLTVLVKVVADRVGPLKPFGELLDN encoded by the coding sequence ATGACCCCTGTACTCGGTATTTTTCTCCTGCTCGCAATCGCGGCACTGCGCCTCGGGAGTTCACTCCTGTTGCCGATCACCGTGGCAGGGCTGCTTGCGCTGCTGCTGGCACCCACGGTTCGCTGGCTGGTTCGGCGCCGGATTCCGTCCGCCCTGGCCGCAGGGCTGGTGGTTGCGGGCGTGACGGTAGGCCTGATCGTCTCGATCATGGTGCTCGCGGCGCCAGCGGCCGACTGGCTCGATCGCGCGCCCAAGACCCTGGAGCAAGCGGAGCGCAAGATTCGCAAACTCGCGAAGCCGCTGCAGAGTCTGCAGGAGACCGCCGAGAAGGTGCAGCAGGTCACGCAGGGCGGGGTGGCGAGCGGTCCACCAGCACGGTCGGTCACGGTGGCGCCGGCCGGGATCATGAGCAAGCTCTCGGGCACGACGATGAGCGCACTCGGCGCGCTGATGACGGTGATCTTTCTCGCCTACTTCCTGCTCGCGAGCGGTGATCGCTTCCGTGAAAAGTTTGCCGACATGCTGCCCGAGCGACACCGGCGAGAAATGGCTGCCGCGATCGTCGAGATGCAGGGGCAGATGTCACACTACCTGCTGCTCACGACGCTCATCAATGCTGGTGTCGGCGTCCTCACCTGGGGCGCCTTGGTCGCGATCGATTTTCCCAATCCCGCGCTCTGGGCCGTGGTGGCCGCCGTCCTCAATTACATCCCCTACGTCGGTGCGGCGGTGACGCTGGCGGTCATCGGGGTGGCAGGGCTCGTGTCGTTCGACACCACCCGCGAACCGCTGATCGCGATGGGGGCCTTCTTCGTGATCAACATGATCGAGAGCAACATCGCGACGCCGATGCTCCTCGGCCGCCGGTTGCCACTCAACCCGGTCGCGATCTTCGTGGGATTGCTCTTCTGGGGCTGGGTATGGGGGATCACCGGGGCCGTGCTGGCGGTGCCACTGACGGTGCTGGTGAAGGTCGTGGCCGACCGGGTCGGACCGCTCAAGCCCTTCGGTGAGTTGCTCGACAACTGA